A portion of the Suricata suricatta isolate VVHF042 chromosome 11, meerkat_22Aug2017_6uvM2_HiC, whole genome shotgun sequence genome contains these proteins:
- the LOC115272541 gene encoding olfactory receptor 52N2-like yields MKMSPAQVINRIGFQEKLELKLMLKDNLVVISWSKDRRRQLIQEEEMVYRKAGLATFLRGVLLIVPFTFLTRRLPYCQGNFIPHTYCDHMSVAKLSCGNFKVNAVYGLMVALLIGVFDICSISVSYTMILRAVVNLSSADARHKAFSTCTSHICAIVITYVPAFFTFFAHRFGGHNIPHHVHIIIANLYLLLPPTLNPIVYGAKTKQIREGVIKFLLGDKVVFPQNK; encoded by the exons ATGAAGATGTCTCCAGCACAAGTTATAAACAGAATAGGCTTCCAGGAGAAATTAGAGTTGAAGCTGATGCTGAAGGATAACCTGGTGGTGATTAGTTGGAGTAAGGATAGGAGAAGACAACTCatccaggaagaggaaatggtCTACAGGAAG GCTGGTCTTGCCACCTTCCTGAGGGGTGTGCTGCTCATCGTCCCATTCACTTTCCTCACCAGGCGTCTGCCTTACTGCCAGGGCAACTTCATTCCCCATACCTACTGCGATCATATGTCCGTGGCCAAGTTGTCCTGTGGCAATTTCAAGGTCAACGCTGTCTATGGTCTGATGGTTGCTCTCCTGATTGGTGTGTTTGACATCTGCTCTATTTCCGTGTCTTACACTATGATATTGAGAGCAGTAGTGAACCTGTCATCTGCAGATGCTCGTCACAAAGCCTTCAGCACCTGTACATCTCATATCTGTGCCATTGTGATCACGTATGTTCCagctttttttacattttttgccCACCGTTTTGGAGGACACAACATACCTCATCACGTACACATCATTATAGCCAACCTTTACCTGCTCCTGCCTCCTACCCTGAACCCCATTGTTTATGGAGCCAAGACCAAGCAGATCCGAGAAGGTGTGATCAAGTTTTTACTTGGAGATAAGGTTGTCtttcctcaaaacaaataa